A single genomic interval of Alistipes provencensis harbors:
- a CDS encoding ABC transporter ATP-binding protein — protein sequence MSEPVIVLTELTKQYGTSIVVDHIDMSVQRGEIFGLLGPNGAGKSTTILMMLGLTEPTSGHVEICGIDSTTHPIEVKRKIGYLPEDVGFYDDMTGLENLLFTARLNGIPASDAAVRAEKLLDRVGLGTQRKKKAGKYSRGMRQRLGLADVLIKNPEIIILDEPTSGIDPAGVQEFIDMIHTLSREENLTILFSSHNLDQVQKVCDRVALFDRGKLLSLIDIGELRRCDRDLADTYNRLMTKGGAENA from the coding sequence ATGAGCGAACCGGTAATTGTTCTTACGGAACTGACCAAGCAATACGGGACGTCCATAGTCGTCGACCACATCGACATGAGCGTTCAGCGAGGTGAAATATTCGGATTGCTGGGACCCAACGGCGCCGGAAAGTCTACGACCATCCTAATGATGCTGGGGCTGACCGAGCCGACTTCGGGGCATGTGGAGATCTGCGGTATCGACTCGACGACGCACCCCATCGAGGTAAAGCGGAAAATCGGTTACCTCCCGGAGGACGTCGGCTTTTACGATGACATGACGGGGCTGGAAAACCTGCTTTTTACGGCACGCCTGAACGGAATCCCGGCGTCGGACGCCGCTGTCAGGGCGGAAAAACTGCTGGACCGCGTGGGACTCGGAACGCAACGGAAAAAGAAGGCGGGCAAATATTCCCGCGGCATGAGGCAGCGTCTGGGGCTGGCGGACGTCCTTATCAAGAATCCGGAAATCATTATTCTGGACGAACCGACCTCGGGAATAGATCCGGCAGGCGTGCAGGAGTTCATCGACATGATCCACACATTGAGCCGGGAAGAGAATCTGACGATTCTGTTCTCATCCCACAATCTGGACCAAGTGCAAAAGGTATGCGACAGAGTCGCCCTGTTCGACCGCGGAAAACTGTTATCGCTGATCGATATCGGGGAGTTAAGACGATGCGACCGGGATTTGGCGGATACCTATAACCGGCTTATGACGAAAGGAGGTGCTGAAAATGCGTAA
- a CDS encoding immunity 26/phosphotriesterase HocA family protein codes for MKPNPPVELTNEQRSYLGLASVEESWELVSFEGMYLYYDKDTIRKKIVATEDSYYEAELCEHTADNRTILLPKTERGKPKKMNYTASLSFSPFGVYFYFGANDVTIANYTTQTTFFHDANAAGIDLKEWINDWIGNSTPKDIEEIQAFRNAKRQHVKYREGDFFAFRIGRREWGFGRIVLDIVSRHEALKRGKNHGLLNLMGKSLLIMLYRKRATSYADIDTDQLSQCDTLPVQAIMDNRFYYGEYPIIGHKPVSPEEWEPIISYGQSINHEDKNTVYLQYGLIYRETTVDRYDKYLICRNPDCPSGYDINPYRMERIGFGIDNYDNIRELIDKGPAALAAPAGKRHDPDLRSPGNKAVKHEIFTHFGLDASKSYAENLKICSAADA; via the coding sequence ATGAAACCGAACCCGCCTGTTGAACTGACGAACGAGCAACGATCGTATTTAGGACTTGCCTCCGTAGAAGAGTCTTGGGAGCTGGTCTCTTTCGAGGGAATGTATCTCTATTATGACAAAGATACGATTCGCAAAAAGATCGTGGCGACGGAAGATTCCTATTATGAAGCCGAGCTGTGCGAACACACCGCAGATAACCGGACAATCCTTCTGCCTAAAACCGAGCGGGGCAAACCCAAGAAAATGAACTATACGGCCTCCCTGTCATTCAGTCCTTTCGGGGTATACTTCTATTTCGGTGCAAACGACGTGACGATAGCCAACTATACCACACAGACTACATTTTTTCACGATGCCAATGCTGCCGGCATCGATCTGAAAGAGTGGATAAACGACTGGATCGGCAACTCCACGCCAAAGGACATAGAAGAAATACAAGCATTCAGGAACGCGAAGCGGCAGCACGTCAAATATCGGGAGGGCGATTTTTTCGCGTTCAGGATAGGACGTCGCGAATGGGGGTTCGGGCGGATCGTGCTGGACATCGTGTCGCGTCACGAGGCGTTGAAACGGGGAAAGAACCACGGACTGCTCAATCTGATGGGTAAGTCGTTGCTCATCATGCTGTACCGCAAGCGCGCAACCTCTTATGCGGATATCGACACCGATCAGCTTTCGCAATGCGATACATTGCCCGTGCAAGCCATCATGGACAACCGCTTTTACTACGGAGAATATCCGATCATCGGACATAAACCCGTATCGCCCGAAGAGTGGGAACCGATCATTTCATACGGACAAAGCATCAACCATGAAGATAAAAATACGGTCTATCTCCAATACGGACTGATATACCGGGAAACGACCGTCGACCGGTACGATAAATACCTGATCTGCCGAAATCCCGATTGTCCGTCCGGATACGACATAAATCCCTACCGCATGGAACGTATCGGATTCGGGATAGACAACTACGATAATATCAGGGAGCTGATCGACAAAGGCCCTGCCGCACTTGCCGCACCCGCCGGAAAAAGACACGATCCGGATTTGCGTTCGCCGGGAAACAAGGCTGTCAAACACGAAATATTCACGCATTTCGGATTGGATGCATCCAAAAGCTATGCGGAGAATCTGAAGATTTGTTCCGCTG
- a CDS encoding DUF4886 domain-containing protein: protein MKRLSRLLLLLGLCILCSDAFARKFPNYPIPQRPDTLRILGIGNSFTEDGTEYLPDLLEAAGIGNVILGRITLGGCSLERHCQEYAADTDYYTYCKSTHNRWETVLKKARLRDGIADERWDIVIIQQVSGKAGLFLTYEPWLGHLVEIVRLHCPNAGACIGWQQTWAYAPDSNHGDFSRYDRNQQLMYEGIVAAVKQLRDETSIEVVIPTGTAIQNLRGTQPADAPEVTRDGFHLNFKTGRYTAASTWFETLVAPALRTTVAENECRLRGTPHELTGEEAAICRQAAQRACIRNYSAWTENKADEIRGFGTAN from the coding sequence ATGAAACGACTGTCCCGTCTCCTGCTGCTCCTCGGCCTGTGCATCCTTTGCAGCGATGCGTTCGCCCGGAAATTCCCCAACTACCCGATCCCCCAGCGTCCCGATACGCTGCGCATCCTCGGCATCGGCAACAGCTTCACCGAGGACGGCACGGAGTACCTGCCCGACCTGCTTGAGGCGGCCGGAATCGGGAACGTCATTCTGGGCCGCATCACCCTCGGAGGCTGCTCGCTGGAGCGGCACTGTCAGGAATACGCTGCCGACACGGATTATTATACCTACTGCAAATCGACGCACAACCGCTGGGAAACCGTCCTGAAAAAGGCCCGTCTGCGGGACGGCATCGCCGACGAACGGTGGGATATCGTCATCATCCAGCAGGTCTCCGGAAAGGCCGGCCTGTTCCTGACCTACGAGCCGTGGCTCGGACACTTGGTCGAGATCGTGCGGCTGCACTGCCCCAACGCCGGAGCCTGCATCGGCTGGCAGCAGACATGGGCTTATGCGCCCGACTCGAACCACGGGGATTTCAGCCGCTACGACCGCAACCAGCAGTTGATGTATGAAGGGATCGTCGCGGCGGTGAAGCAGTTGAGGGACGAAACCTCCATCGAGGTCGTCATACCGACGGGGACGGCGATCCAGAACCTACGCGGCACGCAACCGGCCGATGCGCCGGAGGTCACCCGCGACGGCTTCCACCTCAATTTCAAGACCGGGCGTTACACCGCAGCCAGCACTTGGTTCGAGACGCTCGTAGCTCCGGCCCTGCGCACGACCGTCGCCGAAAACGAATGCCGCCTGCGGGGAACTCCCCACGAACTGACCGGGGAGGAAGCGGCCATTTGCCGACAGGCCGCCCAGAGGGCCTGCATCCGCAACTATTCGGCATGGACGGAAAACAAGGCCGACGAAATACGGGGCTTCGGCACGGCAAACTAA
- a CDS encoding ABC transporter permease — translation MRKENHAFWVIVNKEISDHVKSWRFIILVSIIALTCLGSLYTALSNIGAAIKPDDPDGGFLFLKLFTASDGTLPSFVMFVSFLGPLLGIALGFDAVNSEQNKGTLSRLLSQPIYRDNIINAKFFAALIVVSILFFVLGLLVMGCGLVAIGIPPTADEFLRIILFIVVSIFYVAFWLNLAILFSLCFRQATTSALAAIAVWIFFTVFYAMIVNVVANALSPSPMASQSQIIGYQRFILALMRLAPSELYGDAVTTLLMPSVRSLGPLTMMEVQGAIPSPLPLGQSLLIVWRQLTGLIAATTICFAGSYVLFMRREIRSR, via the coding sequence ATGCGTAAGGAGAACCATGCCTTTTGGGTTATCGTGAACAAGGAGATTTCCGACCATGTGAAAAGCTGGCGATTCATCATCCTTGTCTCGATCATCGCCCTCACCTGTCTCGGGTCCCTGTACACGGCTCTCTCGAACATAGGGGCCGCCATCAAACCGGACGATCCCGACGGAGGGTTTCTTTTCCTGAAATTGTTCACGGCTTCCGACGGAACGCTCCCGTCGTTCGTGATGTTCGTCAGCTTTCTCGGACCTTTGCTGGGCATCGCGCTCGGCTTCGACGCCGTCAATTCCGAACAGAACAAGGGAACGTTAAGCCGCTTGCTGTCTCAGCCGATTTACCGGGACAATATCATCAACGCCAAATTTTTCGCGGCGCTTATCGTCGTCAGCATTCTGTTTTTCGTTCTGGGACTGCTCGTCATGGGCTGCGGATTGGTCGCCATCGGAATTCCGCCGACCGCCGATGAATTTCTGCGAATCATTCTCTTCATCGTCGTCAGCATTTTCTATGTGGCCTTCTGGCTGAATCTGGCGATCCTGTTTTCCCTGTGTTTCCGGCAAGCGACCACTTCGGCTCTGGCGGCGATAGCGGTCTGGATATTCTTCACGGTTTTCTATGCCATGATCGTCAATGTCGTAGCCAATGCGCTGAGCCCTTCGCCGATGGCCTCACAGTCGCAGATCATCGGTTACCAGAGATTTATTCTCGCGCTGATGCGACTGGCTCCCAGCGAACTCTACGGGGATGCCGTGACGACCCTGCTGATGCCTTCGGTCAGAAGTCTCGGGCCTCTGACCATGATGGAGGTACAGGGAGCCATTCCCAGCCCGCTCCCGCTGGGACAGAGCCTGTTGATCGTATGGAGACAGCTCACGGGGTTAATAGCCGCCACGACGATCTGTTTCGCCGGTTCATATGTGTTGTTCATGCGGCGGGAAATCCGGTCCAGATAA
- a CDS encoding COG1470 family protein — MIMRTNCFFLFAVLAGIISGGRLSANDSIPESGHVMLYTPYTKIAVSPGTSVNYDIELINNSGTLVDEKLSLEGLSTAWKHEFKSGGWNLRQLSVLPNDKKSFNLSVSVPLKVNRGSYAFTVLAGETKLPLHIVVSQQGTYQTELTTEQPNMQGNTKSSFTFNATLKNQTADQQSYALIADAPRGWNVIFKPNYKQATSTQIAANSSENLTIEITPPANAEAGAYHIPVRAASGSTSAELQLEIVITGSFQMELTTPQGLLSSDITAGDTKRLELVIRNTGSSTLKDIDLTAGKPANWEVTFEPSKIDSLRAGAVANATAIMKASGKALPGDYVTTIKASTPEVNASAQFRISVRTPMLWGWVGVLITLTAIGIVIWLFRKYGRR; from the coding sequence ATGATTATGAGAACAAATTGTTTTTTCCTTTTCGCCGTTTTAGCAGGGATTATTTCCGGAGGCAGACTTTCAGCAAACGACTCCATTCCTGAAAGTGGGCACGTCATGCTCTACACCCCGTACACAAAAATTGCCGTATCACCGGGAACATCCGTAAATTACGACATCGAGTTAATCAACAATTCCGGGACGCTGGTCGATGAGAAACTATCGCTCGAGGGACTTTCCACGGCATGGAAACATGAATTCAAATCGGGCGGCTGGAACCTGCGGCAGCTTTCGGTCCTGCCGAACGACAAGAAAAGTTTCAACCTGAGTGTCAGCGTCCCGCTCAAAGTGAACAGAGGCAGCTATGCCTTCACCGTTCTCGCCGGGGAAACGAAGCTGCCGTTACACATCGTCGTATCGCAGCAGGGCACTTACCAGACGGAGCTCACTACGGAGCAGCCCAATATGCAGGGCAACACCAAATCGTCGTTTACATTCAATGCGACCCTCAAAAACCAGACGGCGGACCAGCAGTCCTATGCTCTGATCGCCGACGCCCCGAGAGGCTGGAACGTGATCTTCAAGCCGAACTACAAACAGGCGACCTCGACCCAGATCGCAGCGAATTCCAGTGAGAACCTCACAATCGAGATCACGCCTCCGGCCAATGCAGAGGCGGGGGCTTATCATATTCCGGTACGGGCGGCATCGGGCTCGACCTCGGCCGAATTACAGCTCGAGATCGTCATTACCGGGTCTTTCCAAATGGAACTTACCACACCGCAGGGTTTGCTGAGCTCCGACATCACGGCGGGAGATACCAAACGGCTCGAACTGGTAATCCGCAATACGGGATCGTCCACATTGAAAGACATCGACCTGACGGCCGGCAAACCGGCCAACTGGGAGGTGACTTTCGAACCCTCGAAAATCGATTCGCTGCGTGCCGGCGCCGTTGCCAACGCGACGGCCATAATGAAGGCTTCCGGAAAGGCGCTGCCCGGAGATTATGTCACGACGATCAAGGCATCGACTCCCGAAGTGAACGCGTCCGCCCAGTTCCGGATTTCCGTGAGGACCCCGATGTTATGGGGATGGGTCGGAGTGCTGATCACCCTCACCGCAATAGGCATCGTAATCTGGCTGTTCCGTAAATACGGAAGGAGGTAA